Proteins encoded within one genomic window of Macrobrachium nipponense isolate FS-2020 chromosome 8, ASM1510439v2, whole genome shotgun sequence:
- the LOC135222772 gene encoding ectopic P granules protein 5 homolog produces MLVLISGRKLFYHIVQLTSDETNFYPPAKQLITSCAEVLGQEFICGHADCQESLVAQVLEWDGHFGGLLVPHFTPAVTPVHTYLTLYSSLSPHALVSPDHTFMLLSKFDIERWLVDVKPSCSDQTQLVNTIGAALSSLLPQAESSLAVVLEVIVIILLPVSILC; encoded by the exons ATGTTAGTGCTTATAAGTGGCCGTAAACTTTTTTACCACATTGTTCAACTGACGTCAGATGAAACCAACTTCTACCCACCTGCTAAACAGCTTATTACTTCTTGTGCAGAAGTTTTGGGCCAG GAGTTTATTTGTGGTCATGCAGATTGCCAAGAAAGTCTTGTTGCCCAAGTATTAGAATGGGATGGACATTTTGGAGGACTTTTAGTTCCTCATTTTACACCTGCAGTAACTCCAGTTCATACATACCTCACTCTGTACTCATCTCTCAGTCCTCATGCTCTTGTATCACCTGATCATACTTTCATGCTTTTATCCAAG TTTGACATAGAGAGATGGCTTGTTGATGTAAAACCAAGTTGTAGTGATCAAACTCAGCTTGTTAATACAATTGGAGCTGCTTTATCATCCCTCCTTCCACAAGCGGAATCTAGTTTGGCGGTGGTTTTAGAGGTAATTGTCATTATACTCTTGCCTGTGTCCATATTGTGTTAA